One Rhododendron vialii isolate Sample 1 chromosome 2a, ASM3025357v1 genomic region harbors:
- the LOC131316134 gene encoding LOW QUALITY PROTEIN: pentatricopeptide repeat-containing protein At3g06430, chloroplastic-like (The sequence of the model RefSeq protein was modified relative to this genomic sequence to represent the inferred CDS: inserted 1 base in 1 codon; deleted 4 bases in 2 codons; substituted 4 bases at 4 genomic stop codons), protein MDGDKGGENNAKAXARANTVTEALSDSILKKQWLEALEVFEMLKEQSFYQPKRGLYMKLLILLGKSGQPXRAHQLFEAMLEEGLEPTSELYTALLAAYSRNNLIDEAFSILDRMKTLPLCQPDVYTYSILIKACVDASQFKLVDLSLXEQMAERLITPNTVTQNVVLSHCYGKAGKLDQTEKVLSGMLESARAMPDVWTMNTSLXPFNILIGACGKKXMYGKMSSVMEYMRKHSFPWTMSTYDNVIEVFSEAGDVKHMEYTFEQRRAEGMKADTKTFCCLVRGYGNAPVFHKIISRVQLAGKLEIPENTTFCNAVIFACAKAEDTMEMERVFERRKDKQSQPDSTTYSIMVPN, encoded by the exons ATGGATGGTGATAAAGGTGGCGAGAACAACGCCAAGGCCTGAGCCAGGGCCAACACCGTCACCGAGGCCTTGTCCGATAGCATCTTAAAAAAACAATGGCTCGAAGCCCTTGAG GTATTTGAGATGCTCAAGGAACAGTCTTTTTATCAACCAAAAAGA GGACTTTACATGAAGCTCCTTATTTTGCTTGGAAAATCTGGCCAACCCTAACGTGCTCATCAACTTTTCGAAGCAATGCTTGAAGAAGGATTAGAACCCACTTCCGAACTGTACACCGCCTTACTTGCTGCTTATTCTCGAAACAATCTCATTGATGAGGCGTTCTCCATTCTTGATAGAATGAAGACCCTGCCTCTTTGTCAGCCCGATGTTTACACGTACAGTATACTGATCAAGGCTTGCGTTGATGCTTCACAATTCAAGCTGGTTGACTTG TCCCTGTAAGAGCAAATGGCTGAGCGATTAATAACTCCAAACACTGTCACTCAAAACGTAGTCTTAAGcca CTGCTATGGAAAGGCAGGTAAGTTAGACCAGACGGAGAAAGTGCTCTCGGGAATGCTCGAGAGTGCCAGAGCTATGCCCGATGTATGGACAATGAACACTAGTC ACCCTTTTAATATTCTCATTGGTGCTTGCGGGAAGAAATGAATGTACGGAAAAATGTCATCAGTGATGGAGTACATGCGCAAGCATTCATTTCCTTGGACAATGTCAACTTACGATAATGTGATTGAAGTATTTTCAGAGGCAGGTGATGTGAAACACATGGAGTATACGTTTGAACAGAGGCGTGCAGAGGGTATGAAGGCAGACACCAAGACTTTCTGCTGTCTTGTTAGAGGATATGGTAATGCGCCTGTCTTTCATAAGATCATTAGCAGAGTCCAGCTGGCTGGGAAGTTGGAGATACCCGAGAACACTACATTTTGTAATGCTGTTATTTTTGCTTGTGCAAAGGCGGAGGATACGATGGAGATGGAGAGGGTATttgagagaaggaaagataagCAGAGCCAACCCGATTCTACTACTTACTCTATCATGGTGCCTAACTGA